Proteins from a single region of Bdellovibrio svalbardensis:
- a CDS encoding XdhC family protein: MSHQNFENFLSAFKDLQERHKTFVVVTLVKQLGSSPQDVGAKALVSLDGLEYGTVGGGKVENAAIIEAQRMIRENLTNHFVDWNLQKDIGMTCGGVVSFFFELYQAKNPFHVVVFGAGHIAQEFIRMLLMLDCQVTCYDNRPEWIARLPKSAKLTTICTDKMADQVESLPAGSYLTLMTMGHGTDMPILIEAMKHRSRFHYVGNIGSDQKRLRLEDDLRKAGIPEGTLKAFYCPMGEDFGTNSPVEISFSIIAQLLKTRDKIVHPA; the protein is encoded by the coding sequence ATGAGTCATCAAAACTTTGAGAATTTTCTTTCCGCATTTAAAGATCTGCAAGAACGCCACAAGACCTTTGTTGTTGTTACTCTGGTAAAACAACTGGGCTCCTCACCGCAAGATGTGGGTGCAAAAGCCCTCGTCTCGTTGGATGGTCTGGAATACGGCACTGTGGGCGGTGGAAAAGTTGAAAATGCCGCTATCATAGAAGCGCAACGCATGATTCGTGAAAACCTGACGAATCACTTCGTTGATTGGAATTTGCAAAAAGATATCGGCATGACCTGCGGTGGTGTGGTCAGCTTCTTCTTTGAATTGTATCAAGCCAAAAATCCCTTTCATGTCGTGGTTTTTGGCGCGGGCCATATTGCTCAAGAATTTATTAGAATGCTTTTGATGCTCGACTGTCAGGTGACTTGCTACGACAACCGCCCAGAATGGATTGCCCGTCTGCCAAAATCAGCCAAGCTCACAACAATTTGCACGGACAAGATGGCAGACCAGGTGGAGTCCTTGCCGGCTGGCAGTTATTTGACACTCATGACGATGGGTCATGGCACCGACATGCCGATTCTAATTGAAGCTATGAAACACCGCAGTCGCTTTCACTATGTCGGAAACATCGGCAGTGATCAGAAAAGACTGCGCTTAGAAGATGATCTGCGCAAAGCAGGAATTCCCGAGGGAACACTGAAGGCTTTCTATTGCCCTATGGGTGAAGATTTTGGCACGAACTCTCCGGTTGAAATTTCATTTAGCATCATCGCGCAGCTCCTCAAGACTCGCGATAAAATCGTCCACCCGGCTTAA
- a CDS encoding DUF1904 domain-containing protein, translating into MPHIRMRAMTEEHVAKLSGVLAKELAVAVHTDIDNFTFELVETKFFTQGKATKSYPFVEVLWFPRSQESKNACARIITDHIKELVGKEEDVVVLFKELAKESYYENGKHF; encoded by the coding sequence ATGCCTCATATCCGCATGCGTGCAATGACCGAAGAACATGTTGCCAAGCTCAGCGGAGTTCTTGCCAAGGAACTTGCAGTGGCTGTTCATACCGACATCGACAATTTTACTTTTGAACTGGTCGAGACAAAGTTTTTCACGCAAGGAAAGGCCACCAAGTCTTACCCTTTTGTTGAAGTCTTGTGGTTTCCGCGCTCTCAAGAAAGCAAGAACGCCTGTGCCCGAATCATTACCGACCACATCAAAGAGCTGGTCGGCAAAGAAGAAGATGTTGTGGTGCTGTTTAAGGAACTCGCCAAAGAATCTTACTATGAAAATGGCAAGCACTTCTAA
- a CDS encoding NAD(P)/FAD-dependent oxidoreductase: MRLNKVAIIGAGISGAFLAKQLSTIAGIEVDVFEKSRGIGGRMSTRHGEGFSFDHGAQYFTLRDENIRKMLSPHFDDVLKVWVTEGEKEFWSSAPQMNSLAKGLLQGANVHLQCEVSSLSRAAGQWVIHFKDQTSRGPYDWVVSTAPAPQTSKIFPSEFNGHQDMRQVRISPCFAVMLGFSEKLPSSLPVYLKPENAIVGWIAQNNSKPGRNQTQSCLVIQSTNSWAVQNLESDLELLKTLLSRESEEILQIKFPESQYSSIHRWRYANTESPVGRPALIDSGLQLIACGDWCLGARVEAALLSAQSVLDHFKSLR; encoded by the coding sequence ATGAGATTAAATAAGGTTGCAATAATTGGTGCTGGAATCAGCGGGGCCTTCCTTGCAAAACAACTCTCAACCATCGCCGGTATCGAGGTCGATGTATTTGAAAAGTCTCGTGGAATTGGTGGACGTATGTCCACGCGCCACGGGGAGGGCTTTAGCTTTGACCATGGTGCCCAGTACTTTACTCTCCGAGATGAAAATATTCGCAAGATGCTGTCACCGCACTTTGATGATGTTTTGAAAGTTTGGGTGACGGAGGGTGAAAAGGAGTTTTGGTCCTCGGCCCCGCAGATGAATTCCTTGGCGAAGGGTTTATTGCAAGGTGCGAACGTACATCTTCAGTGTGAAGTCTCATCACTCTCGCGCGCTGCCGGACAATGGGTGATTCATTTTAAAGATCAAACCTCGCGAGGTCCCTACGACTGGGTTGTCTCGACAGCTCCGGCTCCGCAAACTTCAAAAATCTTTCCATCGGAATTCAATGGGCATCAAGACATGCGCCAAGTTCGCATCAGTCCATGCTTTGCAGTGATGCTGGGATTTTCAGAGAAGCTCCCATCGTCATTGCCAGTCTATTTGAAACCTGAAAATGCCATCGTTGGTTGGATCGCACAAAACAATAGCAAGCCGGGGCGCAATCAGACGCAAAGTTGTCTGGTGATTCAGAGTACAAACTCTTGGGCGGTTCAGAATCTTGAGTCCGATCTTGAGCTTCTGAAGACTTTATTAAGCCGCGAAAGCGAAGAGATTTTGCAGATTAAATTTCCGGAGTCTCAATACAGTTCAATTCATCGCTGGCGTTATGCGAATACGGAATCTCCAGTAGGCCGGCCGGCATTGATTGATTCCGGTCTGCAGTTGATTGCCTGTGGGGATTGGTGTTTGGGGGCTCGGGTCGAAGCTGCTCTTCTGAGTGCGCAAAGTGTTCTGGACCATTTCAAGAGCCTGCGTTAG
- a CDS encoding nucleotide pyrophosphohydrolase, translating into MDSKNDLQQMKNLVQQFCEERDWDQFHSPKELAIGISTEAAELLDLFRFKSNEQIAGQFQDPVSRGKIEDELADVLFFILRFSQMNQIDLPAALAAKLAKNNLKYPVESSKGSNKKYNEV; encoded by the coding sequence ATGGATTCAAAAAATGACCTCCAGCAGATGAAGAATCTTGTGCAGCAGTTCTGCGAAGAGCGTGACTGGGATCAATTCCATTCTCCCAAAGAGTTGGCTATAGGTATATCCACGGAAGCGGCTGAGTTGCTGGATCTTTTTAGATTTAAATCGAACGAGCAAATTGCAGGGCAGTTTCAAGACCCAGTGTCGCGTGGAAAAATTGAAGATGAATTAGCAGATGTGCTTTTCTTTATTCTTCGCTTTAGTCAGATGAACCAGATCGATCTGCCCGCGGCGTTGGCAGCAAAGCTTGCAAAGAATAATTTGAAATACCCGGTGGAATCTTCCAAGGGATCCAACAAAAAATATAATGAAGTCTAG
- a CDS encoding cytochrome-c peroxidase produces MKLSFTLLSLFLILNTPFTASANDKDLLKTAKALFGIIPAKQERPDKITAEQTELGRKLFFDYRLSKDGSTACVRCHQPQFYSTDRLSQSTGFNNNKGARNAQSILNLKYQTIVHWRNDRINIEEQALRAFTTPLSLGNSSTEEALKRLDLAGYSPLFAKAFPKTEKPLTLENAATALATYQRSLTTRAPFDKYLEGDIKAISAQAQKGLKEFVTVGCSSCHNGPAVGGRMMQKFGVFHDYWGITKVANPDKGRQDVTKKDEDLYIFKVPSLRNITETAPYFHDASAKDLDTAIRWMGKLQLNKDLSNEQVSLIKAFLESLKGELPKNFREAPTLSSEPYAGPNI; encoded by the coding sequence ATGAAATTGTCCTTCACGCTTCTTTCGTTGTTCTTGATTTTAAATACTCCCTTCACCGCTTCCGCGAATGACAAAGACCTTCTAAAAACTGCGAAAGCCCTTTTTGGTATCATTCCCGCAAAACAAGAACGCCCTGACAAGATCACGGCGGAGCAGACTGAACTGGGACGCAAACTGTTCTTCGACTACCGCCTCTCCAAAGACGGCAGCACCGCCTGCGTGCGCTGTCATCAGCCTCAGTTCTACAGCACGGACCGTTTGAGTCAGTCCACGGGATTTAACAACAACAAAGGTGCGCGAAATGCCCAATCGATTTTAAATCTCAAGTATCAAACTATTGTTCATTGGCGCAATGACCGTATCAATATTGAAGAACAAGCCCTTCGTGCTTTTACGACGCCATTGAGCCTGGGCAACTCCTCTACAGAGGAGGCCTTAAAACGTCTTGATCTGGCAGGCTACTCACCTCTTTTTGCAAAGGCTTTTCCTAAAACTGAAAAGCCTTTAACCTTGGAAAATGCAGCCACGGCCCTCGCCACCTATCAAAGATCACTGACCACTCGCGCGCCCTTTGATAAATATCTCGAGGGGGACATCAAGGCTATCTCGGCACAAGCGCAAAAGGGACTCAAAGAGTTTGTCACGGTGGGATGCTCCAGTTGCCACAACGGCCCTGCCGTTGGCGGACGTATGATGCAAAAGTTTGGTGTTTTCCATGACTATTGGGGTATCACCAAAGTCGCGAATCCCGACAAAGGACGACAAGATGTCACCAAGAAGGATGAAGATCTTTATATCTTTAAAGTTCCGTCGCTTCGAAATATCACCGAAACGGCACCTTACTTCCATGATGCCTCAGCAAAAGATTTAGATACTGCAATTCGATGGATGGGGAAACTGCAACTCAATAAGGATTTAAGCAACGAACAGGTGTCTTTGATAAAAGCATTCCTGGAAAGTTTGAAAGGAGAACTACCTAAAAACTTTCGAGAGGCACCGACCTTATCTTCTGAACCTTATGCCGGACCCAATATTTAG
- a CDS encoding GbsR/MarR family transcriptional regulator, translating into MNNMKKDFTLEALNRLAEQIGHFIEYWGFKKIHGQMWTHIYLSAKPISAVELSQKLQVSKALISLSIRDLESYNLIQQIESENKKTKLFIANPDIFEVITNVLRNRELLMLKQIQIDFEVFKKQNEHGNSQEVDPNRMDELGDMIDTSKELLENLIEFKALDPSVFLCPDLKQ; encoded by the coding sequence ATGAACAATATGAAAAAAGACTTCACATTAGAGGCCTTAAACCGCCTTGCCGAGCAAATCGGTCATTTTATTGAGTATTGGGGCTTTAAAAAGATTCACGGTCAGATGTGGACTCATATCTATTTATCCGCAAAGCCGATTTCAGCAGTAGAGCTCAGTCAGAAACTGCAGGTCTCAAAGGCACTCATCAGTTTATCCATCCGTGACCTTGAGTCTTACAATCTGATCCAACAGATCGAATCAGAAAATAAGAAAACCAAGCTCTTCATCGCCAACCCGGATATCTTTGAAGTGATCACCAATGTCTTGCGCAATCGCGAGCTCTTAATGCTCAAACAGATTCAAATCGATTTTGAAGTTTTCAAAAAACAAAATGAGCATGGCAATTCGCAGGAGGTTGATCCGAATCGCATGGATGAGCTGGGCGATATGATTGACACCTCGAAGGAACTTTTGGAGAACCTGATCGAATTCAAAGCTCTGGATCCTTCAGTCTTCCTGTGCCCTGATTTGAAACAATAA
- a CDS encoding substrate-binding periplasmic protein yields the protein MSGFFRSLIAFSVLLSAPGFAQQKELRVATYDIPPHVFVSKQGDLPAGAAVDFFNLYMNPQRKYKVKWLVTPFARFLIDLENKKIDVGLLLAKNPDREKLIRYSSHSLYTTYSGVIVSKGFKLKELKTLTDLKGMTLGHSQASITPPLLVKAGVKFDYLSGEQVIRRNIERVRLKRIDGVFAPTYTNAEYLLQNDKSVQDMHLLKIPESRLDLYIVFRKDIDQETFEYLSSQITKHYSSYPALVKKYITQ from the coding sequence ATGAGTGGTTTTTTTAGATCGCTGATAGCTTTCAGTGTGCTTCTTAGCGCTCCGGGTTTTGCACAACAAAAAGAGCTAAGAGTTGCAACCTATGACATTCCTCCGCATGTTTTTGTTTCCAAGCAAGGCGATCTGCCCGCTGGAGCCGCCGTTGATTTCTTCAATTTGTATATGAATCCTCAGCGGAAATATAAAGTGAAGTGGTTGGTGACTCCCTTTGCGCGTTTCCTGATTGATCTGGAGAATAAGAAGATCGATGTGGGGCTTCTGCTGGCAAAAAATCCCGACCGAGAAAAGTTGATTCGTTATTCAAGTCACAGTCTTTATACGACTTATTCCGGGGTTATAGTTTCCAAAGGTTTTAAATTAAAAGAATTGAAAACTCTGACGGATCTCAAAGGTATGACTCTGGGGCATTCGCAGGCTTCTATCACACCGCCATTGCTAGTTAAGGCGGGTGTTAAATTTGATTACCTGAGTGGCGAGCAAGTCATACGCCGAAATATAGAACGGGTTCGATTGAAGAGAATTGATGGCGTCTTTGCGCCCACATATACAAATGCAGAATATTTATTGCAGAATGATAAATCAGTTCAGGACATGCACTTGTTGAAGATACCTGAAAGCCGTTTGGATCTTTATATTGTCTTTAGAAAAGACATTGACCAAGAAACTTTTGAGTATCTCAGTAGCCAGATTACGAAGCATTATTCGAGTTATCCGGCCCTGGTGAAGAAATATATTACTCAGTAG
- a CDS encoding Crp/Fnr family transcriptional regulator — MNTAYGNTVVSLVGGLGKVGNSFFENKPNYSTVYLNAGDDLYSSDRLPEGLYFVQAGCLKVYLLEDSVRGRYHSGEFLVRLVTEGEYLDSKLLSDGDLKKYRVVAMTPAMVFYYSPAAIEEMLRTADPVVRALLKQRIDSQRGVDENSHSLYLASIRERVAHQLVLLANRFGVKGPSGISLNLQLTRYELGQLAGTVNESFSRYLSEFKDQGLVDIKGREIIIKNLAALAHEAGEVRSR; from the coding sequence ATGAATACAGCATATGGCAATACTGTTGTGAGTCTAGTAGGTGGGCTGGGAAAAGTAGGGAATTCCTTTTTCGAAAATAAGCCGAATTACAGCACTGTTTATTTGAATGCCGGTGACGATCTTTATTCCTCGGACCGTTTGCCAGAGGGCTTGTACTTCGTGCAGGCCGGATGTCTGAAAGTCTATCTCCTTGAGGACTCTGTTCGTGGTCGCTATCATTCCGGCGAGTTTCTCGTTCGCCTGGTGACTGAGGGCGAGTACCTCGACAGCAAACTTTTGTCTGATGGTGATTTAAAAAAATATCGCGTGGTTGCAATGACTCCAGCCATGGTTTTTTATTACAGTCCTGCGGCTATCGAGGAAATGCTAAGGACGGCAGACCCTGTTGTCCGTGCTTTGCTTAAGCAACGCATTGATAGCCAAAGAGGGGTGGATGAAAACAGTCACTCCCTGTATTTGGCGAGCATTCGGGAAAGAGTTGCACATCAATTGGTGTTGTTGGCCAATCGCTTCGGAGTAAAAGGTCCTTCTGGAATATCCTTGAATCTTCAGTTGACCAGATATGAACTGGGACAGCTTGCGGGGACAGTGAATGAGTCCTTCTCGCGGTATTTGTCTGAATTCAAAGATCAAGGTTTGGTCGATATAAAAGGGCGTGAGATTATTATTAAGAATCTTGCGGCGTTGGCTCATGAGGCCGGTGAAGTCAGGTCTCGATGA
- a CDS encoding 2-oxo acid dehydrogenase subunit E2 translates to MKYTPAKRIGFFRKVALSLWHSGGDPSVYGFLDLDLTDSSIEKSPLPFVLKSLAEVMKKHRELNSILRFGKLYYREQVNISVLVHIEEQQRSDLSFAHLTEVDKMSLQEIRESLGASIPQIRARKDPRLHRAFQILNALPSFLMKPFLKLFSFAVHDLNLDLTRWSLPKDPFGAVIVTNVGSLGLRHALVPLVPFSKAVMMVAVGEVSQQPKVINGEIVVRSILPLGVTFDHRFFDGAHAAKMLRDFEAHFHFSGGSLLKTSNGKEQK, encoded by the coding sequence ATGAAATACACTCCTGCCAAGCGGATTGGCTTCTTCAGGAAAGTGGCATTGTCTCTTTGGCACTCCGGTGGAGATCCCTCCGTCTATGGTTTCTTGGACTTGGATTTAACGGACTCCTCCATTGAAAAGTCTCCTTTGCCTTTTGTCTTGAAGTCCCTGGCCGAGGTCATGAAGAAGCACCGTGAGCTGAATTCGATTCTTCGGTTTGGTAAGCTCTACTATCGAGAGCAGGTGAATATTTCCGTGTTGGTTCATATTGAGGAACAACAAAGATCGGATCTTTCCTTTGCGCACCTGACAGAGGTCGACAAGATGAGTCTTCAAGAGATTCGTGAATCCCTGGGGGCTTCGATTCCGCAGATTCGGGCTCGAAAAGATCCGCGTCTGCATCGAGCTTTTCAAATTCTAAATGCACTGCCGTCCTTTTTGATGAAGCCCTTTCTGAAGCTGTTTTCCTTTGCGGTTCATGATCTGAATTTGGATTTGACCCGCTGGAGCCTTCCCAAAGATCCCTTTGGTGCGGTGATTGTCACAAATGTCGGTTCATTGGGATTGCGGCATGCCTTAGTGCCCTTGGTGCCATTCAGCAAAGCTGTCATGATGGTCGCGGTGGGGGAGGTTTCGCAGCAACCGAAGGTGATCAATGGCGAAATTGTTGTGCGCAGTATTCTTCCTTTGGGAGTGACTTTTGACCATCGTTTTTTTGACGGGGCTCACGCGGCAAAAATGTTGCGGGATTTTGAAGCCCATTTTCATTTTTCCGGAGGATCCTTGTTGAAGACCTCCAATGGCAAAGAGCAGAAATGA
- a CDS encoding methyl-accepting chemotaxis protein has translation MKKLSLNAKVAFLVGFLISGSVIISAVGISKMSTINTNLDEITDRTAPRIDLDHRLKEIFLIQVINERDFVLEETAEDRKTILARLESRDKELRSLLEERKKVASEAGLVTIHDFQEAYEKWSSVDKEIIGFAQAGNNKDAIRLIMEKGRTLRLAVEEVINSSIDRNKKEMEVKKEASSATYQLARTTSIMTTALALLIGVFMSFFILRSLGKSISQVIDGLKDNSLNVTQASHQIASSSEGLSQASAEQAASLEETVSTLEELTSMVRVNSENAKQAAKLSEETRTIATKGEHEIRDLIVSMNHISSDSKKIEDIINVIDDIAFQTNLLALNAAVEAARAGEQGKGFAVVAEAVRNLAQRSSSAAKDITELIKGSVQKIETGSTQVSRSGEVLSEIVASAKKVSDLNAEIASASEEQSNGISQIGKAMNQLDQVTQINAATSEEAAASAQELSVQANQLTQIVDVLIFTIKGGNDLPESVSPVVAKNEAKEFRQMSSTSGF, from the coding sequence ATGAAAAAATTAAGTCTAAATGCCAAAGTGGCCTTCCTTGTTGGGTTTTTAATAAGTGGCAGCGTCATCATTTCAGCCGTTGGTATCTCAAAAATGAGCACCATCAACACAAACTTAGACGAAATTACGGACAGAACGGCCCCACGAATCGATCTGGATCATCGCCTCAAAGAGATCTTTCTGATCCAGGTCATCAATGAACGAGACTTCGTTTTAGAAGAAACTGCGGAAGACCGAAAGACCATTCTGGCGCGCCTCGAAAGCCGAGACAAAGAACTCCGCTCCTTGCTTGAAGAAAGAAAAAAAGTCGCCAGTGAAGCTGGTCTTGTGACAATTCATGACTTTCAGGAGGCCTATGAAAAATGGTCTTCGGTAGATAAGGAAATTATTGGTTTTGCCCAGGCTGGGAACAATAAAGACGCCATAAGACTCATTATGGAAAAAGGCCGTACCCTAAGATTGGCCGTCGAAGAAGTCATCAATTCGTCCATTGATCGCAACAAAAAGGAAATGGAGGTTAAAAAAGAGGCGTCTTCTGCAACCTACCAACTGGCCCGCACCACTTCCATTATGACCACGGCCCTTGCGTTGCTCATTGGTGTATTCATGTCTTTTTTCATTTTGCGCTCGTTAGGAAAATCCATTTCCCAAGTTATTGACGGCTTAAAGGACAACTCTTTAAATGTCACACAGGCGTCGCACCAAATCGCTTCTTCATCTGAAGGACTGTCCCAGGCCTCGGCAGAACAGGCTGCATCCTTAGAGGAAACAGTATCCACCCTTGAAGAACTGACCTCCATGGTGAGGGTCAATTCAGAAAACGCCAAACAAGCGGCAAAACTTTCTGAAGAAACTCGAACGATCGCAACCAAGGGCGAACATGAAATTCGCGATCTGATTGTCTCCATGAACCACATTTCATCAGATTCGAAGAAAATTGAAGATATCATCAACGTGATCGACGATATCGCCTTTCAAACCAACTTATTGGCTTTGAATGCTGCCGTTGAGGCTGCCCGTGCGGGTGAGCAAGGAAAGGGATTTGCGGTTGTGGCTGAGGCCGTGCGCAATCTTGCCCAACGAAGCTCATCTGCAGCCAAGGACATCACAGAGTTAATCAAAGGCAGTGTGCAAAAGATTGAAACCGGCAGCACGCAGGTCAGCAGAAGCGGAGAAGTTCTCAGTGAGATCGTGGCCTCTGCAAAAAAGGTTTCTGATCTCAATGCGGAAATCGCCTCAGCCAGCGAAGAGCAATCAAATGGAATCAGCCAAATTGGCAAAGCAATGAATCAATTGGATCAAGTGACACAGATCAATGCGGCAACCTCAGAAGAAGCGGCAGCATCTGCCCAAGAACTTTCAGTGCAGGCAAATCAGCTGACTCAAATTGTGGATGTGCTCATCTTTACTATTAAGGGAGGGAATGACCTTCCTGAATCTGTAAGCCCTGTCGTAGCAAAGAACGAAGCCAAGGAATTTAGACAAATGAGTTCCACTTCGGGATTCTAA